In Vigna unguiculata cultivar IT97K-499-35 chromosome 3, ASM411807v1, whole genome shotgun sequence, a single genomic region encodes these proteins:
- the LOC114177277 gene encoding pathogenesis-related protein 2-like produces the protein MAVFTFEDETTSPVAPATLYKALVKDADNIVPKAVDSFKSVEIVEGNGGPGTIKKISFLEDGETKFVLHKIEAIDEANLGYSYSIVGGAALPDTAEKITIDTKLSDGSNGGSVVKLSIKYHNKGDAPPNEDELKAGKAKSDALFKVIEAYLLANA, from the exons ATGGCCGTTTTCACATTCGAGGACGAAACCACTTCTCCCGTGGCTCCTGCCACCCTTTACAAAGCTCTTGTGAAAGACGCCGACAACATCGTCCCAAAAGCCGTTGATTCCTTCAAGAGTGTTGAAATCGTGGAGGGCAACGGTGGCCCCGGAACCATCAAGAAGATCTCTTTTCTTGAGG ATGGAGAGACAAAGTTTGTGTTGCACAAAATAGAAGCAATAGATGAGGCAAACTTGGGATACAGCTACAGCATTGTTGGAGGTGCTGCCTTGCCAGACACTGCAGAGAAGATCACAATCGACACCAAACTCAGTGATGGCTCCAACGGAGGCTCTGTGGTGAAGCTGAGCATAAAATACCACAACAAAGGAGATGCTCCACCCAACGAAGATGAACTCAAAGCTGGTAAAGCCAAGAGTGATGCTCTTTTCAAGGTCATCGAGGCTTACCTTTTGGCCAACGCTTGA